A window of the Vibrio ostreae genome harbors these coding sequences:
- the rplJ gene encoding 50S ribosomal protein L10, whose amino-acid sequence MALNLQDKKAIVAEVNEAASGALSAVVADSRGVQVAAMTTLRKQAREAGVYLKVVRNTLARRAVEGTAYECLQDVFVGPTLIGFSNEHPGAAARLFKDFAKENKEFEIKAAAYEGAVTDVEVLATLPTYDEAIARLMMCMKEASAGKLVRTIAAVRDQKEAEAA is encoded by the coding sequence ATGGCTTTAAATCTTCAAGACAAAAAAGCAATTGTCGCTGAAGTCAACGAAGCGGCCAGTGGTGCACTTTCTGCAGTTGTAGCTGACTCTCGTGGTGTACAAGTTGCTGCGATGACAACTCTGCGTAAACAAGCTCGTGAAGCTGGTGTTTACCTGAAAGTTGTTCGTAACACACTTGCACGTCGTGCAGTAGAAGGCACAGCTTACGAATGTCTTCAAGACGTATTCGTAGGTCCTACTTTGATCGGTTTCTCTAACGAGCACCCAGGTGCTGCAGCGCGTCTTTTCAAAGACTTCGCTAAAGAGAACAAAGAATTCGAGATCAAAGCGGCTGCATATGAAGGCGCAGTTACTGACGTTGAAGTACTAGCGACGCTACCAACTTACGACGAAGCAATTGCACGTCTGATGATGTGCATGAAAGAAGCTTCTGCTGGCAAGCTGGTTCGCACTATCGCTGCTGTCCGCGACCAAAAAGAAGCAGAAGCGGCTTAA
- the rsd gene encoding sigma D regulator: MVMLKKFKTTQEQWGGSSDVIDHWLNKRQQLIVEYCKLAALQPCATKAAVTELPSPDELKFFCEELVDYISEGHFKIYDMVMNKWQATGFHATDEINQTYAEIVETTDPLLNFNDRYADVSEDDDMETLDDDLSEVGELLESRFETEDQLIQLIADSLSIPPGA; the protein is encoded by the coding sequence ATGGTCATGCTAAAAAAATTCAAAACAACGCAAGAACAGTGGGGCGGCTCAAGTGACGTCATCGATCACTGGCTCAATAAGAGGCAGCAACTGATCGTTGAATACTGCAAACTGGCAGCGCTGCAACCCTGTGCAACAAAAGCTGCTGTCACTGAACTCCCCTCTCCCGACGAACTGAAGTTTTTCTGCGAAGAGCTCGTCGATTACATTTCTGAAGGCCATTTCAAAATCTACGACATGGTGATGAACAAGTGGCAGGCCACTGGCTTTCACGCCACCGACGAAATCAATCAGACTTATGCTGAAATCGTCGAAACCACCGATCCACTGCTCAACTTCAATGACCGCTACGCTGACGTCAGTGAAGATGATGATATGGAAACCCTGGATGATGATTTGTCTGAAGTGGGAGAACTTTTAGAATCACGCTTTGAAACCGAAGACCAATTGATCCAATTGATTGCCGACAGTCTGTCGATCCCGCCCGGTGCATAA
- the rpoC gene encoding DNA-directed RNA polymerase subunit beta', with product MKDLLNFLKAQHKTEEFDAIKIGLSSPDMIRSWSFGEVKKPETINYRTFKPERDGLFCARIFGPVKDYECLCGKYKRLKHRGVICEKCGVEVTQTKVRRDRMGHIELASPVAHIWFLKSLPSRIGLLMDMPLRDIERVLYFEMYVVTEPGMTDLERGQMLTEEEYLDRLEEWGDEFSAKMGAEAIKDLLTSMDLQAEAEQMREELDTTNSETKRKKVTKRLKLVEAFVSSGNKPEWMILTVLPVLPPDLRPLVPLDGGRFATSDLNDLYRRVINRNNRLKRLLELAAPDIIVRNEKRMLQESVDALLDNGRRGRAITGSNKRPLKSLADMIKGKQGRFRQNLLGKRVDYSGRSVITVGPYLRLHQCGLPKKMALELFKPFIYSKLETRGLATTIKAAKKMVEREEAVVWDILDEVIREHPVLLNRAPTLHRLGIQAFEPVLIEGKAIQLHPLVCAAYNADFDGDQMAVHVPLTLEAQLEARTLMMSTNNILSPASGDPIIVPSQDVVLGLYYMTREKVNALGEGMYLAGPKEAEKAYRTKTAALHARVKVRITETVVDEDGNSTTETKMVDTTVGRAMLWQIVPKGLPFSIVNQKLGKKQISSLLNEAYRKLGLKDTVIFADQIMYTGFAYAALSGVSVGIDDMVVPPAKYTEIAEAEEEVREIQEQFQSGLVTAGERYNKVIDIWASTNDRVAKAMMENLSSELVLNRDGEEEKQESFNSIYMMADSGARGSAAQIRQLAGMRGLMARPDGSIIETPITANFKEGLNVLQYFISTHGARKGLADTALKTANSGYLTRRLVDVAQDVVVTEHDCGTVEGVEMMPHIEGGDVKVALTELALGRVVAEDILKPGTEEVLIPRNTLIDEKWCQIMEENSVDNIKVRSVVTCDSDFGCCSLCYGRDLARGHLVNQGEAVGVIAAQSIGEPGTQLTMRTFHIGGAASTAAAENSIQAKNKGSVKLHNAKFVINKDSKLVITSRASELTIIDEFGRTKEKHKLPYGSLLSKADGDAVDTGETVANWEAHTLPIITEVAGRIQFVDMIDGVTVSRQTDDLTGLSSSEVTDPAARPSAGKDMRPAIKLVDTNGNDVMIPGTDMPAQYFLPGKAIVNIDDGAEVSVGDTLARIPQKSGGNRDITGGLPRVADLFEARKPKEPAILAEHTGTVSYGKETKGKRRLIITRDSGETYEEMIPKHRQLNVFEGERVERGDVIADGPESPHDILRLRGIHAVTTYIANEVQEVYRLQGVKINDKHIETIVRQMLRKCTITHAGDSEFLPGEQVEYAQVKIANRNLEAEGKEPARIERELLGITKASLATESFISAASFQETTRVLTEAAVSGKRDDLRGLKENVIVGRLIPAGTGFAYHQERQSQRDAQKEGPSAEQATDNLAALLNAGFSADE from the coding sequence GTGAAAGACTTATTAAACTTTCTGAAAGCACAGCATAAGACCGAAGAATTTGATGCAATCAAAATCGGTCTGTCTTCACCGGACATGATTCGTTCATGGTCTTTTGGTGAAGTAAAGAAACCTGAGACCATCAACTATCGTACGTTCAAACCTGAGCGCGATGGTCTGTTCTGTGCGCGTATCTTTGGTCCGGTAAAAGACTACGAATGTCTTTGTGGTAAATATAAGCGCCTGAAACACCGCGGAGTTATCTGTGAGAAGTGTGGCGTTGAAGTTACTCAGACTAAAGTTCGTCGTGACCGTATGGGCCACATTGAACTGGCGTCACCAGTAGCTCACATCTGGTTCCTGAAATCACTGCCGTCTCGCATCGGTTTGCTGATGGACATGCCACTACGTGATATCGAGCGCGTACTGTACTTTGAAATGTACGTAGTGACAGAACCAGGTATGACTGACCTGGAACGTGGTCAGATGCTGACAGAAGAAGAGTACCTGGATCGCCTGGAAGAGTGGGGCGACGAGTTCTCTGCGAAAATGGGTGCGGAAGCGATCAAAGATCTGCTGACCTCTATGGATCTGCAAGCGGAAGCTGAGCAGATGCGCGAAGAGCTGGATACCACTAACTCTGAAACTAAACGCAAGAAAGTTACCAAGCGTCTGAAGCTGGTTGAAGCGTTCGTCTCATCAGGTAACAAACCTGAGTGGATGATCCTGACTGTGCTTCCGGTACTTCCGCCGGATCTGCGTCCGCTGGTACCGCTGGATGGTGGTCGCTTTGCGACTTCAGATCTGAACGATCTATACCGTCGTGTGATCAACCGTAACAACCGTTTGAAGCGTCTGCTAGAGCTTGCTGCTCCGGACATCATCGTACGTAACGAAAAACGTATGCTGCAAGAGTCTGTTGATGCGCTGCTGGATAACGGTCGTCGCGGTCGTGCGATCACAGGTTCGAACAAACGTCCTCTGAAATCTCTTGCTGATATGATCAAGGGTAAACAGGGTCGTTTCCGTCAGAACCTGCTAGGTAAACGTGTAGACTACTCAGGCCGTTCTGTAATCACAGTAGGTCCTTACCTGCGTCTGCACCAGTGTGGTCTTCCTAAGAAGATGGCACTCGAGCTATTTAAACCATTCATCTACAGCAAGCTGGAAACTCGTGGCCTGGCGACGACTATCAAAGCAGCTAAGAAGATGGTAGAGCGTGAAGAAGCAGTAGTATGGGATATCCTGGATGAAGTTATCCGTGAACACCCGGTACTGCTGAACCGTGCACCAACACTGCACCGTCTGGGTATCCAGGCGTTCGAACCTGTGCTGATCGAAGGTAAAGCGATTCAGCTGCACCCACTGGTGTGTGCGGCCTATAACGCGGACTTCGATGGTGACCAGATGGCGGTACACGTACCTCTGACTCTGGAAGCTCAGCTGGAAGCTCGTACTCTGATGATGTCGACCAACAACATTCTGTCGCCAGCATCAGGTGATCCGATCATCGTACCTTCTCAGGACGTTGTATTGGGTCTGTACTACATGACCCGTGAAAAAGTGAACGCACTGGGTGAAGGCATGTACCTGGCTGGCCCGAAAGAGGCTGAGAAGGCATACCGCACTAAGACTGCTGCACTGCACGCACGCGTAAAAGTACGTATTACTGAAACAGTGGTTGACGAAGACGGTAACAGCACGACAGAAACCAAGATGGTGGATACCACTGTTGGTCGTGCAATGTTGTGGCAAATCGTACCGAAAGGTCTGCCATTCAGCATCGTTAACCAAAAGCTGGGCAAGAAGCAGATTTCTAGCCTGCTGAACGAGGCGTACCGTAAACTGGGTCTGAAAGACACGGTAATCTTCGCTGACCAAATCATGTACACCGGTTTCGCATACGCGGCACTGTCAGGTGTTTCTGTAGGTATCGACGATATGGTTGTACCACCTGCGAAATACACTGAGATCGCAGAAGCAGAAGAAGAAGTACGTGAGATTCAGGAACAGTTCCAGTCTGGTCTGGTAACAGCCGGCGAACGCTACAACAAAGTGATCGATATCTGGGCATCGACCAACGATCGCGTTGCGAAAGCGATGATGGAAAACCTGTCTTCTGAACTGGTTCTGAACCGTGATGGCGAAGAAGAGAAACAAGAGTCGTTCAACAGCATCTACATGATGGCCGACTCAGGTGCTCGTGGTTCTGCAGCGCAGATTCGTCAGTTGGCTGGTATGCGTGGTCTGATGGCTCGTCCGGATGGCTCGATCATCGAAACGCCAATCACTGCGAACTTTAAAGAAGGTCTGAACGTACTTCAGTACTTTATCTCAACGCACGGTGCTCGTAAGGGTCTGGCGGATACGGCACTGAAAACAGCGAACTCGGGTTACCTGACTCGTCGTCTGGTAGACGTTGCACAAGACGTTGTGGTTACTGAACACGACTGTGGCACCGTTGAAGGCGTTGAAATGATGCCTCACATCGAAGGTGGTGACGTTAAAGTTGCCCTGACTGAGCTGGCTCTGGGTCGTGTGGTTGCAGAAGACATTCTGAAACCAGGTACTGAAGAAGTACTGATCCCGCGTAACACGCTGATCGACGAAAAATGGTGTCAAATCATGGAAGAGAATTCCGTGGACAACATTAAAGTACGTTCAGTAGTAACTTGTGATTCAGACTTCGGTTGTTGTTCACTATGTTACGGTCGTGACCTGGCGCGTGGTCACCTGGTTAACCAAGGCGAAGCGGTTGGTGTTATCGCGGCTCAGTCAATCGGTGAACCTGGTACACAGCTGACGATGCGTACGTTCCACATCGGTGGTGCGGCATCGACAGCAGCAGCTGAGAACAGCATCCAGGCGAAGAACAAAGGTTCGGTTAAACTGCATAACGCGAAATTCGTTATCAACAAAGACAGCAAGCTGGTGATCACTTCTCGTGCATCTGAGCTGACTATCATTGACGAATTTGGCCGTACCAAAGAGAAACACAAACTGCCATACGGCTCGCTGCTGAGCAAAGCAGACGGCGATGCGGTAGATACCGGCGAAACCGTTGCTAACTGGGAAGCGCACACACTGCCAATCATTACTGAAGTGGCAGGTCGTATCCAGTTCGTTGACATGATCGATGGTGTAACTGTTTCTCGTCAGACTGATGATCTGACGGGTCTGTCTTCAAGCGAAGTTACTGATCCAGCCGCTCGTCCGTCAGCAGGTAAAGATATGCGTCCGGCTATCAAACTGGTTGATACTAACGGCAATGACGTTATGATCCCAGGTACCGATATGCCAGCGCAGTACTTCCTGCCGGGTAAAGCGATCGTTAACATTGACGATGGTGCAGAAGTAAGCGTGGGTGACACGCTGGCTCGTATCCCGCAGAAATCTGGCGGTAACCGAGACATCACCGGTGGTCTGCCTCGCGTAGCTGACCTGTTTGAAGCCCGTAAGCCGAAAGAGCCTGCGATCCTGGCTGAACATACAGGTACGGTATCGTACGGTAAAGAGACCAAAGGTAAGCGTCGTCTGATCATCACTCGCGACAGCGGTGAGACTTACGAAGAGATGATTCCTAAGCATCGTCAGCTGAACGTGTTCGAAGGTGAGCGTGTTGAACGTGGTGACGTTATCGCGGATGGTCCAGAGTCTCCACATGACATTCTGCGCCTACGTGGTATCCACGCAGTAACAACTTACATTGCCAACGAAGTTCAGGAAGTATACCGTCTGCAAGGCGTTAAGATTAACGATAAGCACATTGAGACTATCGTTCGTCAGATGCTGCGTAAGTGTACTATTACTCACGCAGGTGACTCTGAGTTCCTGCCTGGTGAGCAAGTAGAATACGCACAAGTTAAGATTGCTAACCGTAATCTTGAAGCAGAAGGTAAAGAACCTGCACGTATCGAACGCGAACTGCTGGGTATTACCAAAGCGTCTCTGGCAACAGAATCGTTCATCTCAGCCGCATCGTTCCAGGAAACGACGCGCGTACTGACTGAAGCTGCGGTTTCTGGTAAGCGTGATGATCTGCGCGGCCTGAAAGAGAACGTGATCGTGGGTCGTCTGATCCCTGCGGGTACTGGTTTTGCGTATCACCAAGAGCGTCAGTCTCAACGTGATGCACAAAAAGAAGGTCCTTCAGCGGAACAAGCGACTGACAATCTGGCAGCGCTGCTGAACGCAGGCTTCTCTGCTGACGAGTAA
- the rpoB gene encoding DNA-directed RNA polymerase subunit beta, whose protein sequence is MVYSYTEKKRIRKDFGTRPQVLDIPYLLSIQLDSFEKFIEQDPEGQYGLEAAFRSVFPIQSYNGNSELQYVSYRLGEPVFDVKECQIRGVTYSKPLRVKLRLVIFDKDAPAGTVKDIKEQEVYMGEIPLMTENGTFVINGTERVIVSQLHRSPGVFFDSDKGKTHSSGKVLYNARVIPYRGSWLDFEFDPKDNLYVRIDRRRKLPASIILRALGKTSEEILDLFFEKINFEVQDQTLKMELVPERLRGETASFDIEADGKVYVEKGRRVTARHIRQLEKDGVTFIEVPVEYIVGKVSSKEYINEATGEVIVSANQEISLESLANLSQAGYKKLEVLFTNDLDHGPFMSETLRIDSTTDRISALVEIYRMMRPGEPPTKEAAEALFESLFFSEERYDLSTVGRMKFNSSIERADAGEQGTLDETDIIEVMKKLISIRNGKGEVDDIDHLGNRRIRSVGEMAENQFRVGLVRVERAVKERLSLGDLDNVMPQDLINAKPISAAVKEFFGSSQLSQFMDQNNPLSEVTHKRRISALGPGGLTRERAGFEVRDVHVTHYGRLCPIETPEGPNIGLINSLSAFARCNEYGFLETPYRRVVDGIVTDEVDYLSAIEEGQFVIAQANAKLTDESSFADELITARQKGESGLHPREHINYMDVATNQVVSIAASLIPFLEHDDANRALMGANMQRQAVPTLKAEKPLVGTGIERNVAVDSGVTAVAKRGGMIQSVDASRIVVKVNEEELIPGEAGIDIYNLTKYTRSNQNTCINQRPCVMPGEPVARGDVLADGPSTDLGELALGQNMRIAFMPWNGYNFEDSILVSERVVQDDRFTTIHIQELSCVARDTKLGAEEITADIPNVGEAALSKLDESGIVYIGAEVKGGDILVGKVTPKGETQLTPEEKLLRAIFGEKASDVKDTSLRVPNSVAGTVIDVQVFTRDGVEKDKRALEIEQMQLKEAKKDLTEEFQILEGGLLARVRSLLLVGGYSEAKLDSIERKQWLEQTLENDELQTQLEQLAEQYDELKADFDKKFETKRRKITQGDDLAPGVLKIVKVYLAVKRRIQPGDKMAGRHGNKGVISKINPVEDMPYDEKGQPVDIVLNPLGVPSRMNIGQILEVHLGLAAKGIGDKINQMLKEQQELAKQREFLQKVYDLGNTRQVVDIAALSDDEVRTLVNNLRSGLPIATPVFDGANEASIKELLKLGDLPESGQLTLFDGRTGDAFERPVTVGYMYMLKLNHLVDDKMHARSTGSYSLVTQQPLGGKAQFGGQRFGEMEVWALEAYGAAYTLQEMLTVKSDDVNGRTKMYKNIVDGNHSMEPGMPESFNVLLKEIRSLGINIELEDEE, encoded by the coding sequence ATGGTTTACTCTTATACCGAGAAAAAGCGCATCCGTAAGGACTTTGGTACTCGTCCACAAGTTTTGGACATTCCATACCTGCTATCGATCCAGCTCGATTCGTTCGAAAAATTTATCGAACAGGATCCTGAAGGACAATACGGACTTGAAGCCGCTTTTCGTTCTGTATTTCCTATCCAGAGCTATAACGGCAATTCAGAGCTGCAATACGTTAGCTACCGTCTTGGTGAGCCAGTTTTTGACGTTAAAGAATGTCAAATCCGTGGTGTAACTTATTCAAAACCACTGCGCGTAAAACTGCGCCTGGTGATTTTTGATAAAGACGCGCCAGCAGGTACTGTCAAAGATATTAAAGAACAAGAAGTCTACATGGGTGAAATTCCACTCATGACAGAGAATGGTACCTTCGTAATCAATGGTACCGAGAGGGTTATCGTATCCCAGCTGCACCGAAGCCCAGGCGTGTTCTTCGACAGCGATAAGGGTAAGACCCACTCTTCTGGTAAAGTTCTATACAACGCGCGTGTTATTCCTTACCGCGGTTCATGGTTGGATTTCGAGTTCGATCCGAAGGACAACCTGTACGTTCGTATTGACCGTCGTCGTAAACTACCAGCCTCGATCATTCTGCGTGCGCTGGGTAAGACGTCAGAAGAAATCCTAGACCTATTCTTTGAGAAAATTAACTTCGAAGTTCAGGATCAGACTCTGAAAATGGAGCTGGTTCCAGAGCGTCTGCGCGGTGAAACTGCGTCGTTCGACATCGAAGCTGATGGCAAAGTGTATGTGGAAAAAGGCCGCCGCGTAACGGCTCGCCATATCCGTCAACTTGAAAAAGATGGCGTGACCTTTATCGAAGTACCGGTTGAGTACATCGTAGGTAAAGTGTCTTCGAAAGAGTACATCAACGAAGCCACGGGCGAAGTTATCGTGAGTGCGAACCAGGAAATCAGCCTGGAGTCGCTGGCGAACCTGTCACAAGCCGGTTACAAAAAGCTAGAAGTTCTGTTTACGAACGATCTAGACCACGGTCCGTTCATGTCTGAAACGCTGCGTATCGACAGCACGACTGACCGTATTTCGGCGCTGGTAGAAATCTACCGCATGATGCGCCCTGGCGAGCCGCCAACGAAAGAAGCGGCTGAAGCCCTGTTTGAAAGCCTATTCTTCTCTGAAGAACGCTACGACCTGTCTACTGTAGGCCGTATGAAGTTCAACAGCTCTATCGAGCGTGCAGACGCCGGTGAGCAAGGCACTCTTGATGAAACAGACATCATCGAAGTGATGAAGAAACTGATCTCGATCCGTAACGGTAAAGGCGAAGTGGACGATATCGACCACCTTGGCAACCGTCGTATCCGTTCAGTAGGCGAAATGGCAGAGAACCAATTCCGTGTTGGTCTTGTACGTGTAGAACGCGCAGTGAAAGAACGTCTGAGCCTGGGCGATCTGGACAACGTGATGCCACAAGATCTGATCAACGCGAAACCTATTTCTGCTGCTGTTAAAGAATTCTTTGGTTCTTCACAGCTGTCTCAGTTTATGGATCAGAACAACCCGCTGTCAGAAGTTACGCACAAACGTCGTATTTCTGCTCTGGGTCCTGGTGGTCTGACTCGTGAGCGTGCTGGTTTTGAAGTTCGAGACGTACACGTGACCCACTACGGTCGTCTGTGTCCTATCGAAACGCCTGAAGGTCCAAACATCGGTCTGATCAACTCGCTGTCTGCGTTCGCACGCTGCAACGAGTACGGTTTCCTGGAAACCCCATACCGTCGTGTGGTTGACGGCATCGTAACGGATGAAGTGGATTACCTGTCTGCTATCGAAGAAGGTCAATTCGTTATCGCTCAGGCGAACGCGAAACTGACTGACGAATCTAGCTTTGCTGATGAGCTGATCACTGCTCGTCAGAAAGGTGAATCTGGTCTTCACCCACGTGAACACATCAACTACATGGACGTTGCGACCAACCAGGTTGTATCGATCGCGGCATCGCTGATTCCATTCCTGGAACACGATGATGCGAACCGTGCATTGATGGGTGCGAACATGCAACGTCAGGCAGTACCGACTCTGAAAGCTGAAAAGCCTCTGGTTGGTACCGGTATTGAACGTAACGTAGCGGTAGACTCAGGTGTAACTGCAGTCGCTAAACGTGGCGGTATGATCCAGTCTGTAGATGCTTCTCGTATCGTGGTTAAAGTGAACGAAGAAGAGTTGATCCCTGGCGAAGCGGGTATCGACATCTACAACCTGACTAAGTACACCCGTTCGAACCAGAACACGTGTATCAACCAGCGTCCATGTGTGATGCCGGGTGAACCTGTGGCTCGCGGTGACGTACTGGCAGACGGTCCTTCGACTGACCTTGGCGAACTGGCACTAGGCCAGAACATGCGTATCGCATTCATGCCTTGGAACGGTTACAACTTTGAGGACTCGATCCTGGTATCTGAGCGTGTTGTTCAAGACGACCGCTTTACCACAATCCACATTCAAGAGCTGTCTTGTGTGGCGCGTGATACCAAGCTGGGTGCGGAAGAGATCACTGCGGATATTCCAAACGTAGGTGAAGCAGCGCTGTCTAAGCTGGATGAGTCAGGTATCGTTTACATCGGTGCTGAAGTGAAGGGTGGCGACATCCTGGTTGGTAAAGTAACACCAAAAGGTGAAACTCAGCTGACCCCTGAAGAGAAACTGCTGCGTGCAATCTTCGGTGAAAAAGCGTCTGACGTTAAAGATACTTCTCTGCGTGTACCTAACTCGGTTGCAGGTACGGTTATCGACGTACAAGTCTTCACTCGCGATGGTGTAGAGAAAGACAAGCGTGCGCTTGAAATCGAACAGATGCAGCTGAAAGAAGCGAAGAAAGACCTGACCGAAGAATTCCAGATCCTGGAAGGTGGTCTGCTGGCTCGTGTTCGTTCACTGCTGCTGGTCGGTGGTTACAGCGAAGCGAAGCTGGATTCTATCGAGCGCAAACAGTGGCTGGAACAGACACTGGAAAACGACGAACTGCAAACTCAGCTGGAACAGCTGGCTGAACAGTACGATGAGCTGAAAGCTGACTTCGACAAGAAATTCGAAACCAAGCGTCGCAAGATCACCCAAGGTGATGACCTTGCACCTGGCGTTCTGAAGATCGTTAAAGTGTACCTGGCAGTGAAACGTCGCATCCAACCGGGTGATAAGATGGCGGGTCGTCACGGTAACAAAGGTGTAATCTCTAAGATTAACCCTGTTGAAGACATGCCATACGATGAAAAAGGTCAGCCTGTTGACATCGTACTGAACCCGCTGGGTGTACCATCGCGTATGAACATCGGTCAGATCCTGGAAGTTCACTTAGGTCTGGCTGCGAAAGGTATCGGTGACAAGATCAACCAGATGCTGAAGGAACAACAAGAGCTGGCTAAACAGCGTGAGTTCCTGCAGAAGGTTTACGATCTGGGTAATACCCGTCAGGTTGTCGATATTGCTGCGCTGTCTGATGACGAAGTGCGTACGCTGGTTAATAACCTGCGTAGTGGTCTGCCAATTGCGACTCCAGTCTTCGACGGTGCGAACGAAGCATCGATCAAAGAACTGCTGAAACTGGGTGATCTGCCAGAATCTGGCCAGCTGACTCTGTTTGATGGTCGTACTGGTGATGCGTTTGAGCGTCCTGTAACGGTTGGTTACATGTACATGCTGAAACTGAACCACCTTGTTGATGACAAGATGCACGCTCGTTCAACCGGTTCTTACAGCCTGGTTACTCAGCAACCGCTGGGTGGTAAAGCTCAGTTCGGTGGTCAGCGTTTCGGTGAGATGGAAGTATGGGCACTGGAAGCATACGGTGCGGCTTACACCCTGCAAGAAATGCTAACCGTTAAGTCGGATGACGTTAACGGCCGTACGAAGATGTATAAGAACATCGTCGACGGAAACCACTCGATGGAACCTGGTATGCCAGAATCGTTCAACGTACTGTTGAAAGAGATTCGCTCGCTGGGTATCAACATCGAGCTAGAAGACGAAGAGTAA
- the rplL gene encoding 50S ribosomal protein L7/L12 codes for MSITNEQILDAVAEMSVMQVVELITAMEEKFGVTAAAAVVAGGAAAGEAAAEQTEFDVVLTAAGANKVAVIKAVRGATGLGLKEAKALVDGAPAPLKEAVSKDEAEALKKELEEAGATVEVK; via the coding sequence ATGTCTATTACTAACGAGCAAATCCTAGACGCAGTTGCAGAAATGTCTGTAATGCAAGTTGTTGAACTGATCACTGCAATGGAAGAAAAATTCGGTGTTACTGCTGCTGCTGCTGTTGTAGCTGGCGGTGCTGCTGCAGGCGAAGCTGCTGCTGAGCAAACTGAATTCGACGTTGTTCTGACTGCTGCTGGCGCAAACAAAGTTGCTGTTATCAAAGCAGTACGTGGCGCAACTGGCCTAGGTCTGAAAGAAGCTAAAGCTCTAGTTGACGGTGCTCCAGCACCTCTGAAAGAAGCAGTTTCTAAAGACGAAGCTGAAGCACTGAAGAAAGAGCTTGAAGAAGCTGGTGCAACTGTTGAAGTTAAGTAA
- the nudC gene encoding NAD(+) diphosphatase, giving the protein MLKNSDAKNAYWCVVSGSEIWTVDGTLPFGTADQWDLPTESAIEIDRYQGLPVYWLNAADLDRDLELVSLRDMLQLPEAIFLLASKAIQYGHMSQSMRFCPQCGGRNYLNHRDMAMQCHDCRTLHYPRIFPCIIVAVRRQQHILLAQHARHRSGMYTVIAGFLEVGETLEQCVAREIKEETGIDVHNIRYFGSQPWAFPSSMMMGFVADYKAGEVKPDYTELCDAKWFTPRTMPPVAPKGTIARELIEHTLGEIKRDYPDA; this is encoded by the coding sequence ATGTTAAAAAACAGTGACGCGAAAAACGCTTATTGGTGCGTTGTTTCAGGAAGTGAGATCTGGACTGTAGATGGAACCCTGCCTTTCGGAACCGCAGATCAGTGGGATCTGCCGACGGAGTCGGCGATCGAGATCGATCGCTATCAGGGTTTACCGGTTTATTGGCTCAATGCCGCGGATCTGGACCGGGATCTTGAGTTGGTATCACTGCGTGACATGCTGCAACTGCCGGAGGCAATTTTCCTGTTGGCCAGCAAAGCGATTCAGTATGGCCATATGAGCCAGAGCATGCGCTTTTGTCCGCAGTGCGGCGGGCGTAATTATCTCAATCATCGTGATATGGCAATGCAGTGTCATGACTGTCGTACGTTGCACTATCCGCGTATTTTCCCGTGTATTATTGTTGCGGTGCGGCGTCAGCAGCACATCCTGCTGGCTCAGCATGCCCGTCACCGCTCAGGCATGTACACAGTGATTGCCGGCTTTCTCGAAGTGGGTGAGACACTGGAGCAGTGCGTGGCGCGGGAAATCAAAGAAGAAACCGGAATTGATGTGCACAATATCCGTTATTTCGGCAGCCAGCCATGGGCTTTCCCATCCAGTATGATGATGGGCTTTGTGGCCGACTATAAAGCCGGAGAGGTCAAACCGGACTACACCGAGCTGTGTGATGCTAAATGGTTTACTCCCCGGACAATGCCGCCGGTTGCGCCGAAGGGCACGATCGCCCGTGAGCTGATTGAGCACACCTTGGGTGAAATCAAGCGTGATTACCCGGATGCTTAA